CCGCGTAGACCCCGGCCGGCGGTATCGCCTCGTGGTGGGGATCGATATTCGCGGTGGGATACCCGAGGAGCCGTCCGCGCTTCTTCCCGCTTACGACGGTCCCGTAAATGCTGACCGGCCTTCCCAACATCCGCGCAGCCTCATTTAATTTCCCGTTTATTATATACCTGCGTATGGCGGACGAGGAGACGGTCTCGCGCCCTGCCCTGACCATAGGGACTACTTTTACCTCAAAACCGTATTCCCGGCCCAATTCCTTGAGCGCTGCCGCATTACCGGTGTTATCTTTCCCGAAGACAAAGTTACTTCCGATGAATACCTTTGAGGTATTGAATCCTGCGGAGAGTACCTTTCCGGCAAAATCCCGCGGAGAAAGTCTTGAGAATTTCCTGTCGAATTTGAGGACGCAGCACCTGTCCGCGCCGAGCGCGCAGATGAGCCTCAGGCGGTGGGAAGCCGACATTATCGAAGGGACGCTTATATGCGGACTTAGGACCTTAAGGGGATGCGGGTCGAATGTCACGATAACGCTTTCCGCCCGCCTCTTTTTGGCTTCGCGTATCGCCGCGCTTATTATCCTGCGGTGTCCTATATGGACGCCGTCGAAGATCCCTATGGCGAGGACCGTCTTTTTCATATTTTAACCAATCGCTCTTCCAATCCGGACCTTGAGATCGATTTCAGGCCGGTTATATCAATCGAATCCTTTAATGCGAATTCGCCGGATGCGGTGCGGCGCAGGCCTGAGAGATACCCCCCGCAGCCGAGCCTGTCGCCTATATCGTCGCACAGCTTCCTTATATATGTCCCCTTTGAGCACCTTACGGTAAAATGGACCAGCGGCAATTCGATCCCGCTTATCCTTAACTCCTTTATATTTATATTTCGCGGTTCGCGCGGCACCTCTACGCCTCTCCTTGCGAGCTGATAGAGCCTCTTGCCTTTGATCTGTATCGCGGAGAACATCGGAGGGACCTGCCCTGTCTCCCCTTCGAAACCCTTGAATACATCCCGTATCTTCTCCGCGGTTATGTGCGCATAACCGGTTTCGGCCAATACCTTTCCTTCCGCGTCTCCCGAATCGGTCTTCCTGCCCAGCGTCATTATCGCCTCATATTCCTTGTCGCCGCTCATGAATTTAGAAGAAAGTTTCGTCGCCTTTCCTGTCAGTATTACAAGGAGGCCCGTCGCAGCCGGGTCCAGCGTACCCGCGTGCCCCGCCTTTTTTATACCAAAATTGCGCCGTATAAGGTCGATCATATCGTGAGAGGTCATGCCTGCGGGCTTATCCACCAGCAGTATGCCGTCCGGGTCAGACATGCTTCGAGATCTCCGCCAGCACCCGCTTTTCGGCTTCCTTGTGCGCAGCCCTGATGCTGAAACCCGCCGCGGCCACATGCCCGCCGCCGCCGAATTTCATCGCTATCTTGTTGACATCAACGCCGTCCTTTCCCCTGATGCTGACCTTAATAAGCCCTTCATCCTTCGTCTCTTTGAACAGGAGCGCCACCTTACTGCCTCTTACGGCCCGGGGAAAACCGATGAAGTTCTCGGCGTCCTTGAGCTCGCCGCCGCTCTTCTTCAACATCTCCCTGGTTATCCACATCCAGACTATCTTGCCGTCGGCGCTCCTCTCCACGGTCGAAAGCGATCTGCCGAGGAGATGCGTGATCTCGAAGGTCTTCATCTCGAAGAGGCTTTCGTATATGAAATTCGTATCGAGCCCGTTCTTTATGAGCTCGGCCGCAACGATATGTGTTTTGGCCGATGTATTCGTATACCTAAATGAACCCGTGTCTATGAGGATCGCCGAATAGATATTTATCGCGTCATACTTAGACAATTTAAGGCCGAAGCGCTTAAATAGCTCAAATATCATCTCACCGGTGGCCGCGCCTTTTCCGTCCACCCAGTTGACGTTCCCGAAATAATCATTGCTTACGTGATGGTCGATGTTGACTATTTCCATATCCCGCGTGACCAGCTCGGCTACTTTCCCGGTCCGCTCGAGCGTAGGGCAGTCGACTATAAGCGCGCAATCGATATCCTTCAAAACTTTTTTGTTCAAG
The nucleotide sequence above comes from Candidatus Omnitrophota bacterium. Encoded proteins:
- a CDS encoding bifunctional riboflavin kinase/FAD synthetase; this translates as MKKTVLAIGIFDGVHIGHRRIISAAIREAKKRRAESVIVTFDPHPLKVLSPHISVPSIMSASHRLRLICALGADRCCVLKFDRKFSRLSPRDFAGKVLSAGFNTSKVFIGSNFVFGKDNTGNAAALKELGREYGFEVKVVPMVRAGRETVSSSAIRRYIINGKLNEAARMLGRPVSIYGTVVSGKKRGRLLGYPTANIDPHHEAIPPAGVYAVRVRRGRRRYGGALFIGKPSTFGETEPVIEVHIFDFHEFIYHEDIEVEFVSRLRGVRKFRDHEALIAQIKRDDKLARKILKTG
- a CDS encoding bifunctional oligoribonuclease/PAP phosphatase NrnA: MSLPKVVNAIRRHKKFLISGHVDPEADAIGSQLALASLIKRLGKDPIIIDQDPPPISCDFMPGIKSIVLCRNLNKKVLKDIDCALIVDCPTLERTGKVAELVTRDMEIVNIDHHVSNDYFGNVNWVDGKGAATGEMIFELFKRFGLKLSKYDAINIYSAILIDTGSFRYTNTSAKTHIVAAELIKNGLDTNFIYESLFEMKTFEITHLLGRSLSTVERSADGKIVWMWITREMLKKSGGELKDAENFIGFPRAVRGSKVALLFKETKDEGLIKVSIRGKDGVDVNKIAMKFGGGGHVAAAGFSIRAAHKEAEKRVLAEISKHV
- the truB gene encoding tRNA pseudouridine(55) synthase TruB, yielding MSDPDGILLVDKPAGMTSHDMIDLIRRNFGIKKAGHAGTLDPAATGLLVILTGKATKLSSKFMSGDKEYEAIMTLGRKTDSGDAEGKVLAETGYAHITAEKIRDVFKGFEGETGQVPPMFSAIQIKGKRLYQLARRGVEVPREPRNINIKELRISGIELPLVHFTVRCSKGTYIRKLCDDIGDRLGCGGYLSGLRRTASGEFALKDSIDITGLKSISRSGLEERLVKI